Proteins encoded together in one Prevotella scopos JCM 17725 window:
- a CDS encoding DUF4919 domain-containing protein, which yields MRQVFAFVLMLFVQTVIAQTGTGLMPVNWDKIRAEVETNPQHIKLLIDSLLNVDVDTTLTADDKMLIVYGNTYLTKGRDLSLEHEMQQIRDKGQFRKAADIADKILAINPLNTNAIVSKIYNLRTQSYVDPDSAQMVTDSLRVYTVRLLRILDTLFMTGDGSKEHPFSVTSKGDEYNLVEFFFGIHKIDDKMVEGNSDHFVLGETNASYPTPDIYFDVSRITEMENSLSEPKKEE from the coding sequence ATGAGACAGGTATTTGCTTTTGTATTAATGCTGTTTGTTCAGACAGTAATAGCACAGACTGGTACGGGTTTGATGCCAGTAAATTGGGATAAAATAAGGGCAGAGGTGGAAACTAATCCGCAACATATAAAGCTATTAATAGATTCTTTATTAAATGTCGATGTTGACACGACACTGACTGCAGACGACAAAATGTTGATTGTGTACGGAAATACTTACCTAACTAAAGGACGTGATTTGAGTTTGGAACATGAGATGCAGCAGATACGTGACAAAGGACAATTTCGTAAGGCAGCTGACATCGCAGATAAAATTCTCGCTATCAACCCACTTAATACAAATGCCATTGTGTCTAAGATTTATAACTTAAGGACCCAATCTTATGTCGATCCGGATTCGGCACAGATGGTAACTGATAGTCTTCGGGTTTATACTGTCCGTTTATTGCGTATCCTTGATACCCTATTTATGACTGGTGATGGCAGCAAAGAACATCCTTTCTCTGTAACATCGAAAGGTGATGAGTATAATCTTGTGGAATTCTTCTTTGGTATTCATAAAATCGATGATAAGATGGTTGAAGGAAATAGTGACCATTTTGTCTTAGGTGAAACAAATGCGTCTTATCCTACACCTGATATCTATTTTGATGTGAGCCGAATTACTGAAATGGAGAATTCTTTGTCGGAACCGAAAAAGGAGGAATGA
- a CDS encoding YifB family Mg chelatase-like AAA ATPase codes for MLVKTFCAAVNGMEVTTVTVEVSITRGVLFHLTGLADGAVKESHDRIAAALLNTGYKFPVADITANLAPADLKKEGSSFDLPLAIAILAANEKMNCDHLREFMLVGELSLDGTLQPVKGVLPIAIKARAEKFKGIIVPKANEHEAAVVDTLEVYGMDNILQVIDFLNGTSSPEPCFVDTRKEFYEHQYAFDLDFADVRGQENVKRALEVAAAGGHNLIMVGPPGSGKSMMAKRLPSILPPLSLSESLETTQIHSIAGKLHRDTGLITQRPFRSPHHTISEVALVGGGANPMPGEITLAHNGVLFCDELPEFNKHTLEVLRQPLEDRQITISRAKYTVTYPCSFMFVASMNPCPCGYFADPTHHCVCTPGQIQKYLAKISGPLMDRIDIQCEIAPLPFKDISQATPGEPSAAIRERVIRARAIQTDRFCSYRNIHCNAQMTERMIHEFAEPDEASIKLLRDAMERLKLSARAYNRILKVARSIADLDESENVQVQHIAEAIGYRNLDRSDWAER; via the coding sequence GTGCTTGTAAAGACATTCTGTGCAGCTGTCAACGGAATGGAAGTTACCACCGTAACAGTTGAAGTTAGTATAACACGGGGCGTTTTGTTCCATCTTACCGGTCTTGCTGATGGGGCGGTAAAGGAAAGCCATGACCGTATTGCTGCAGCTCTTCTTAATACTGGTTATAAATTTCCTGTAGCCGATATCACCGCCAACCTTGCTCCAGCCGACCTTAAAAAGGAAGGCTCCAGTTTTGATCTCCCACTGGCCATTGCTATCCTTGCTGCCAATGAGAAGATGAACTGTGATCATCTGCGTGAGTTTATGCTTGTGGGAGAGTTAAGCCTTGATGGGACGTTGCAGCCTGTTAAAGGCGTGTTACCCATTGCCATTAAGGCGCGTGCAGAGAAGTTCAAAGGTATCATCGTTCCGAAAGCTAATGAACATGAGGCGGCTGTTGTTGACACCTTAGAGGTCTATGGAATGGATAATATTCTGCAGGTTATTGATTTCCTTAATGGAACATCTTCACCAGAACCTTGTTTCGTAGATACCCGTAAGGAGTTTTATGAGCATCAATACGCTTTCGATCTTGACTTTGCTGATGTGCGTGGACAAGAGAATGTGAAGCGTGCGTTAGAGGTTGCAGCGGCTGGTGGACACAATCTTATCATGGTTGGACCACCCGGAAGTGGTAAGAGTATGATGGCGAAGCGTCTCCCTTCTATTCTTCCCCCCTTATCTCTTTCTGAGAGTTTAGAAACAACTCAGATTCATTCTATCGCAGGAAAGTTGCATCGTGACACAGGATTGATTACACAGCGACCTTTTCGAAGTCCGCATCATACGATTTCTGAGGTTGCACTCGTGGGTGGTGGAGCTAATCCGATGCCGGGTGAGATAACGCTTGCACATAATGGCGTGTTATTCTGTGACGAGCTACCTGAGTTTAATAAACATACCTTAGAGGTGCTTCGTCAGCCTTTGGAGGATCGTCAGATAACCATTTCACGTGCCAAATATACGGTTACTTACCCTTGTAGCTTTATGTTCGTTGCAAGCATGAACCCATGCCCGTGTGGTTATTTTGCTGATCCTACACATCATTGTGTTTGTACGCCAGGGCAGATTCAGAAGTATCTTGCGAAGATTTCTGGTCCACTGATGGACAGAATCGATATTCAATGTGAGATAGCTCCTCTCCCCTTCAAGGATATATCACAAGCAACACCGGGCGAGCCGAGTGCTGCCATCCGTGAGCGTGTTATCCGTGCACGTGCAATCCAGACCGACCGATTCTGCAGTTATCGTAATATTCATTGTAATGCACAGATGACTGAGCGTATGATTCATGAGTTTGCTGAGCCTGATGAGGCTTCAATCAAGTTACTTCGTGATGCGATGGAGCGGCTAAAGCTCTCGGCTCGCGCCTATAATAGAATCTTAAAGGTGGCGCGTTCCATTGCCGATTTGGATGAGTCGGAGAATGTGCAGGTGCAACATATTGCAGAAGCTATTGGGTACAGAAACCTCGATAGAAGTGATTGGGCAGAGCGATGA
- a CDS encoding SusF/SusE family outer membrane protein has protein sequence MKKLMKYGMYLLLVLLAPASFQSCNDDKDIVVITEELPLKVDHLYMVGDATPAGWNIGDPYEMTRDTENKYLFTYHGKLKTGEIKLPLSKGDWGATFVYAPAANTEISDKGVASDAIDIRKGGADNKWKVTKTGIYTFAVDLRTRKLTVTYEGEEPAGPILPIESEWLSFIGNATPYGWDIDGLKAKVQDGSAKFAKTSSNPLQFTYEGHLNLGEFKLSFDKSDGWNNLIQAPVADCEFNHDGPAKQGMVVGGDDNKWKVTEAGTYTIVFDLTKHEIKVTKFVADAPAPAAPTPWDTESVYMIGSATPAGWVTDNGVAFTKSGDHIFSIEVQLAEGEMKFMLDKSGFSGDKPYFFAPEENTIINETGVAKDALVYGTESSYGDKKWKVTKAGKYKLTLDLKNKKFKAEYISA, from the coding sequence ATGAAAAAGTTAATGAAATATGGAATGTATCTGTTGTTAGTGCTTCTTGCGCCAGCCTCATTCCAGTCATGCAACGATGATAAGGATATTGTGGTCATAACAGAAGAACTTCCACTGAAAGTTGACCATCTCTATATGGTGGGTGATGCTACTCCAGCTGGTTGGAACATCGGTGATCCATACGAGATGACACGCGATACAGAGAATAAATATCTCTTTACTTATCATGGTAAACTAAAGACTGGCGAGATTAAGTTGCCACTCTCAAAGGGTGATTGGGGTGCTACATTCGTTTACGCTCCTGCTGCTAATACTGAAATCAGCGATAAAGGTGTTGCCAGTGATGCGATTGATATTCGTAAGGGTGGTGCTGATAATAAGTGGAAGGTGACAAAGACAGGTATCTATACCTTCGCTGTAGATCTCCGCACACGTAAGCTTACTGTTACTTATGAAGGCGAAGAACCTGCAGGTCCAATCCTTCCTATCGAGTCTGAATGGTTGTCATTCATCGGTAATGCAACGCCATACGGCTGGGATATTGATGGCTTGAAAGCAAAGGTACAGGATGGTTCTGCTAAGTTTGCTAAGACCTCATCTAATCCATTACAGTTCACTTATGAGGGTCATCTTAACTTAGGTGAGTTCAAATTGTCATTTGACAAGTCAGATGGATGGAACAACTTGATTCAGGCACCTGTAGCTGATTGTGAGTTCAACCATGATGGTCCTGCAAAGCAGGGAATGGTTGTTGGTGGCGATGACAATAAGTGGAAAGTGACAGAAGCTGGTACTTATACCATTGTATTCGACCTCACAAAGCATGAAATCAAGGTAACGAAGTTTGTCGCTGATGCTCCTGCTCCAGCTGCACCAACACCTTGGGACACTGAAAGCGTCTATATGATTGGTAGCGCAACTCCTGCTGGTTGGGTAACTGATAATGGCGTTGCTTTCACGAAGTCAGGCGATCATATCTTCTCTATTGAAGTTCAGTTGGCTGAGGGTGAAATGAAGTTTATGCTCGATAAGTCTGGTTTCTCAGGTGATAAGCCTTATTTCTTTGCTCCAGAAGAGAATACTATAATCAATGAAACGGGTGTAGCTAAGGATGCACTTGTTTATGGTACAGAAAGTTCTTATGGTGACAAGAAGTGGAAAGTTACTAAGGCTGGAAAGTATAAGCTGACACTTGACTTGAAGAACAAGAAGTTCAAGGCAGAATACATAAGCGCATAA
- a CDS encoding SusC/RagA family TonB-linked outer membrane protein — protein sequence MKPLQTESSSWHKVLAVLVGLICTLNVAAQKINVKGSVTDPHGEPVIGATIMEEGTKNGVVTDIDGNFTLSVASPKSRLRVTYIGYKTQELPVNNQTDFKIKLQEDAANLDEVVVVGYGTMDKKELTSAVSHVSARNFTQVASVDPSMMIQGKVAGVSITNTGSGDPNNQASIQIRGVSSRAAGLGPLIVIDGVPGGNLTNINPNDIESYDVLKDGAASAIYGTRGSNGVILVTTKKGSRDGNLHTTYNGTVAFDVIKKDLDMLDAAEYRANRLASGTGYDLGGATDWMKEVSRVGVRTVHTLTFSGGNIKSNYRASVDYRDAKGIDKYSGRREYGARVSLNHTNKSGLITFGLNVAPRIAYRKNATWDVFRNAMEANPTTPVFDPQNPTLYYNFKGQPAEWNPVEQEKRRKDTGTTKLIDWDGTVKLNLFPLLLTNPGKQVLTTQLTFADHQYDNYNQWFSPSTNTRTINAGRDGEASQNYKKESLQSLEWINNYSNSFGNHNIKAMFGYSYQEALYSGFNAENKDFPNDALEDNNLGTGAYMKDKDELGMGSYKNGNKLIAFFGRISYDWKSRYMVTASLRHEGSTKFGEDYKWGNFPAVSAGWRISDEAFMAGTKSWLTDLKLRADYGVTGNQNFDSYKSLDTMQGFGYYMYNGKSYQVWGPGKNPNKKLHWEKGKNWNIGLDWALFNGNLYGSFNYYSRKQQDLLGDYTVQVPPYLFTTTFVNVGTMRNYGFEFDITWNAIKTKDFSYTVNVVGSTMGNKFVSFSNEQYEGRSYEDRVSTQEPYPFHYLQRLEEGKRVGNFYMLKYAGIDPQGRWIVYDKDGDKILADNATEEDRQYVGNGLPKFTGSMTHSFRYKNFDATLFFQTALGFDIFNIHDFYYGIKNFQGNVMDKAYSKNLAVTQNPIVSDYFLEPGDYLKLSSFSLGYTLNLNKKYIDAIRINLTATNLFTITKFSGIDPSTYQVNGLEPGATGSRSYYPSTRQFMLGLQVDF from the coding sequence ATGAAACCATTGCAAACTGAGAGCAGTTCATGGCACAAAGTTCTTGCCGTATTGGTGGGACTCATCTGCACATTGAACGTAGCAGCTCAAAAAATCAATGTAAAAGGTTCGGTAACTGACCCGCATGGTGAGCCCGTCATCGGTGCAACCATTATGGAGGAGGGTACCAAGAATGGTGTGGTGACAGATATCGATGGAAACTTCACGCTATCTGTTGCAAGTCCTAAATCGCGACTTCGTGTGACCTATATCGGTTATAAGACACAGGAGTTGCCTGTGAATAATCAGACCGATTTCAAAATCAAGTTGCAGGAAGATGCTGCCAATCTTGATGAGGTCGTTGTCGTTGGTTACGGTACGATGGATAAGAAGGAGTTGACTTCAGCTGTATCTCACGTATCAGCACGTAACTTCACACAGGTAGCAAGTGTAGACCCATCAATGATGATTCAAGGTAAGGTCGCTGGTGTTAGTATTACCAATACAGGCTCTGGTGACCCTAATAATCAGGCAAGTATTCAGATTCGTGGTGTCTCATCCCGCGCAGCAGGCTTGGGTCCATTGATTGTTATTGATGGTGTACCAGGTGGTAACCTTACTAATATTAACCCAAATGATATCGAAAGCTATGACGTCCTCAAGGATGGTGCAGCTTCTGCTATCTATGGTACACGTGGTTCTAATGGTGTTATCCTCGTGACAACAAAGAAGGGATCGCGCGACGGTAATCTTCATACAACTTATAATGGTACAGTAGCTTTCGACGTTATCAAGAAAGACCTCGATATGCTTGATGCTGCAGAGTATCGTGCTAATCGCTTGGCATCTGGTACAGGTTACGACCTTGGAGGTGCAACTGATTGGATGAAGGAAGTAAGCCGAGTAGGTGTACGTACGGTTCACACGCTGACTTTCAGTGGTGGTAATATTAAGTCTAATTACCGTGCATCTGTTGATTATCGTGATGCAAAAGGTATTGATAAATATTCTGGACGTCGTGAGTATGGTGCACGTGTCTCTTTGAATCATACAAATAAGAGTGGTCTTATTACTTTCGGTTTAAATGTTGCACCTCGTATTGCTTATCGTAAGAATGCAACTTGGGATGTATTCCGTAACGCAATGGAAGCCAATCCTACCACTCCTGTATTCGATCCACAGAACCCTACATTGTATTATAATTTCAAGGGACAGCCTGCAGAATGGAACCCAGTAGAGCAGGAGAAGAGACGTAAAGATACTGGTACAACAAAGTTGATTGACTGGGATGGTACCGTTAAGTTGAATCTCTTCCCATTGTTATTGACTAATCCTGGAAAGCAGGTGTTGACTACACAGTTGACATTCGCTGACCATCAGTATGATAACTATAACCAGTGGTTTAGCCCATCAACCAACACCCGTACTATTAATGCAGGTCGTGATGGTGAAGCTTCACAGAACTATAAAAAGGAGTCTCTCCAAAGTTTGGAGTGGATTAATAACTATAGCAACTCTTTTGGTAATCACAACATTAAGGCTATGTTTGGTTACTCTTATCAAGAGGCATTGTACTCTGGCTTCAATGCTGAGAACAAGGACTTCCCTAATGATGCCTTAGAGGATAATAACCTTGGTACGGGTGCTTACATGAAGGATAAGGACGAGTTGGGTATGGGTTCTTATAAGAATGGTAATAAGCTGATAGCTTTCTTCGGTCGTATAAGCTATGACTGGAAGAGTCGTTATATGGTTACTGCTTCTTTGCGTCATGAGGGTTCAACAAAGTTTGGTGAGGATTATAAGTGGGGTAACTTCCCTGCTGTATCAGCTGGTTGGCGCATCTCTGACGAAGCATTTATGGCAGGAACAAAGAGTTGGTTGACCGACCTAAAACTTCGTGCAGACTATGGTGTTACTGGTAACCAGAACTTTGATAGCTATAAATCGCTTGACACAATGCAGGGTTTCGGCTACTATATGTATAATGGTAAGTCTTATCAGGTATGGGGTCCTGGAAAGAATCCTAATAAAAAACTCCATTGGGAGAAGGGTAAGAACTGGAATATCGGACTTGACTGGGCATTGTTTAATGGTAATCTCTATGGTTCATTTAACTATTACAGCCGTAAGCAGCAAGACCTCCTTGGTGATTATACAGTACAAGTTCCTCCTTACTTGTTTACAACAACATTCGTGAACGTAGGTACAATGCGTAACTATGGTTTCGAGTTTGATATTACATGGAATGCTATTAAGACAAAGGATTTCTCTTATACTGTGAATGTGGTTGGCTCTACAATGGGTAATAAGTTTGTGAGTTTCAGCAACGAACAGTATGAAGGAAGAAGCTATGAAGACCGTGTAAGTACGCAGGAGCCTTATCCATTCCATTATTTGCAACGCCTTGAAGAGGGTAAGCGTGTTGGTAACTTCTATATGTTGAAGTATGCTGGTATCGACCCACAGGGCCGTTGGATTGTCTACGATAAGGATGGTGATAAGATCTTGGCAGATAACGCAACCGAGGAAGATCGTCAGTATGTGGGTAATGGCTTGCCAAAGTTCACGGGTTCAATGACTCACAGTTTCCGTTATAAGAACTTCGATGCAACACTGTTTTTCCAAACAGCACTTGGCTTCGATATCTTTAATATTCATGACTTCTACTATGGAATCAAGAACTTCCAAGGTAATGTAATGGATAAGGCATATAGCAAGAACCTCGCAGTAACACAGAATCCAATTGTTAGCGACTACTTCCTTGAGCCTGGTGACTACCTGAAACTGTCTTCTTTTAGCCTCGGTTACACACTGAATCTGAACAAGAAGTACATCGATGCAATTCGTATCAACTTGACAGCAACCAACCTCTTTACGATTACTAAGTTCTCTGGAATTGACCCATCAACCTATCAGGTGAATGGTCTTGAGCCAGGTGCAACAGGTTCTCGCTCTTACTACCCATCAACTCGACAGTTTATGCTGGGTCTGCAGGTTGACTTCTAA
- a CDS encoding RagB/SusD family nutrient uptake outer membrane protein → MNKIYKYAALLMMPAALMTTSSCTDLTETLYDQVASKNYYNTKDDVIRAVLRPFEHGFWSIQSRQVLNEETADQLITPTREDWWDDGGRWADLHQHKWDNKTGEAQSEFNGCYQGIGQANKVIEDLNNLTASKFGFSEEEFNNLKAQNHVLRAWFYLRLLDAFRNVYLSTSFYDQSKNSKEQVQPKEIFDFIEKDLKEALPLLTKKTSLGGNQKLEGQWTQAGAAALLVRLYMNAKVYVGEDHFADAERYAQAIVDGTYGTYAVADRWDAAFDWDNETCDEVIFAFPGSAGETHWHYKGDLYWWSVPSKANEWLNDTKNKEGSHNIKYSASPSYNPKGEKYTFELGMPIAQFKKYPSDVRLKMYTNLGNGRREGMFIYGKIKYTDADGNQQYLKDHHGTYVLDIRDAVGVFGATDGSKWLSTSESSIKHGDDNSGWMFAKYPLYSDNEKAQQLEADYCEIRLPEIIYSLAECKLRSGDATTAAKLLNTVRKRNYPSSDWSTVLYAPEGSASLDMKEMLAEWGREFFAEGRRRVDLIRFGKFQDAWWDKEADADKHTEIFPFHPEIIGAHKGMKQNLGY, encoded by the coding sequence ATGAATAAGATATATAAATATGCTGCTTTGCTAATGATGCCAGCAGCATTGATGACAACTTCCAGCTGTACAGACTTAACGGAAACACTGTACGATCAGGTTGCTTCAAAGAACTATTACAATACAAAGGATGATGTTATCCGTGCGGTACTTCGTCCGTTTGAGCATGGATTCTGGAGTATCCAGAGCCGTCAGGTACTGAATGAAGAAACTGCTGACCAGCTGATTACCCCTACTCGTGAGGACTGGTGGGATGACGGTGGACGCTGGGCAGACCTTCATCAACACAAGTGGGACAATAAGACTGGTGAAGCACAGTCTGAGTTCAATGGCTGTTATCAGGGCATTGGGCAGGCTAATAAGGTAATTGAAGACCTTAATAACCTTACTGCTTCAAAGTTTGGTTTCTCAGAGGAAGAGTTCAATAACTTGAAAGCACAGAACCATGTATTGCGTGCTTGGTTCTATCTTCGCCTCTTAGATGCCTTCCGTAACGTTTATTTATCTACCAGTTTCTACGACCAATCAAAGAACTCTAAAGAGCAGGTTCAGCCTAAGGAAATCTTTGATTTTATAGAGAAAGACTTAAAAGAAGCGCTTCCGTTGTTGACAAAGAAGACTTCTTTGGGTGGTAATCAGAAGTTAGAAGGGCAGTGGACACAGGCTGGTGCGGCTGCATTGTTGGTTCGTCTGTATATGAATGCTAAGGTTTATGTTGGCGAAGACCACTTTGCTGATGCCGAGAGATATGCTCAGGCAATCGTAGATGGTACGTATGGAACATACGCTGTTGCGGACCGTTGGGATGCAGCTTTCGACTGGGATAATGAGACTTGTGATGAAGTTATCTTCGCATTCCCTGGTTCTGCGGGTGAAACTCACTGGCACTATAAGGGTGATTTGTACTGGTGGTCAGTTCCATCTAAAGCAAATGAGTGGCTGAACGATACAAAGAACAAGGAGGGGTCACATAATATTAAGTACTCTGCTTCACCAAGTTATAACCCTAAGGGTGAGAAATATACTTTCGAGTTGGGTATGCCTATCGCACAGTTCAAGAAGTATCCATCTGATGTTCGCTTGAAGATGTATACCAATCTTGGTAATGGTCGTCGTGAAGGTATGTTCATCTATGGTAAAATTAAGTACACTGATGCTGATGGTAACCAGCAGTATCTAAAGGATCACCACGGAACTTATGTACTTGATATCCGCGATGCAGTAGGTGTCTTTGGTGCAACAGACGGTAGTAAGTGGTTGTCAACAAGCGAAAGTAGCATCAAGCATGGTGATGATAACTCTGGCTGGATGTTTGCTAAATATCCACTCTACTCTGATAACGAGAAGGCTCAGCAGCTTGAAGCAGACTATTGCGAGATTCGTTTGCCAGAGATTATCTATAGCCTTGCCGAGTGTAAGCTCCGCAGTGGAGATGCTACAACGGCAGCAAAACTGCTGAATACGGTTCGTAAGCGTAACTATCCATCATCTGACTGGTCAACAGTTCTCTATGCTCCAGAGGGTTCTGCAAGTCTCGATATGAAAGAGATGTTGGCAGAATGGGGCCGTGAGTTCTTCGCAGAAGGTCGCCGTCGTGTTGACTTGATTCGCTTTGGCAAGTTCCAGGATGCATGGTGGGACAAGGAAGCTGATGCTGACAAGCACACCGAGATATTCCCATTCCACCCAGAAATCATTGGTGCTCATAAGGGAATGAAGCAGAATCTGGGTTACTAA
- a CDS encoding alpha-galactosidase — protein sequence MKKYILASLAFAALLTSCNSNEWDVTSDLSVDKTDPTVGLTPVAEAEGMDYAPLYWSVYGHLRAQEKAGSFPNIFTEQDWDEAADYVATNLKSHGYDMLVTDGFASMSGDDGYMTRYSRTAKDERSPEVPLTTIVAKLKAKGLKLGVYDSPFWYHYTNPDAVIPGTDGIKVSSLAYDPTKDKDIKHPNSRDQFGWVVTDHPGAEQYFEGFFKHYSDLGVKFVRMDFLSWYEDGMNYTDVIDKGYGRERYVKGMQWINKYAQKYGVYVSLVMPHLRNNAIIEKYAGNMVRIDADALEGSWYRFSDNNRGNLRGGWPNSENAFDGFINWSKISGRKKIRLDGDFIRIGSYADDNEKMSVISLPLMAGGPISITDMPTGNDLKFFQNDEMLALQKDGFVGQPLERNLWNTDGEVWYGQMRDGSWVIGLFNRDQAAATRSIDLTKVGITGTWSARDLWKHADEGTVSDKIEAIIPAHGCKIIKLTK from the coding sequence ATGAAGAAATATATTTTAGCAAGCTTGGCTTTCGCTGCTCTTCTGACAAGTTGTAACAGCAATGAATGGGACGTAACCAGCGATCTGAGCGTTGATAAGACTGACCCAACAGTAGGTCTTACACCTGTTGCAGAGGCTGAAGGTATGGACTATGCGCCACTTTACTGGAGTGTATATGGTCATCTTCGTGCACAAGAAAAGGCTGGATCATTCCCAAATATCTTTACTGAGCAAGATTGGGATGAGGCTGCAGACTATGTAGCAACCAATCTCAAATCGCATGGTTATGACATGCTTGTTACTGATGGTTTTGCTTCGATGAGTGGTGATGATGGTTACATGACACGTTATAGCCGCACAGCGAAAGATGAGCGTTCGCCAGAGGTCCCATTGACTACTATTGTTGCTAAGTTGAAGGCAAAGGGGCTGAAACTCGGTGTTTACGATAGTCCATTCTGGTATCATTATACCAATCCTGATGCTGTTATTCCAGGAACAGATGGTATTAAGGTGAGCAGTCTGGCTTATGATCCAACAAAAGATAAAGATATCAAGCATCCAAACTCAAGGGATCAGTTTGGTTGGGTAGTAACAGATCACCCAGGTGCAGAGCAGTATTTTGAAGGATTCTTCAAGCACTATTCTGATTTAGGTGTGAAGTTTGTACGTATGGACTTCCTCTCTTGGTATGAAGATGGTATGAACTATACTGACGTTATCGATAAAGGTTATGGTCGTGAGCGTTATGTAAAGGGTATGCAGTGGATTAACAAGTATGCACAGAAGTATGGCGTATATGTTTCTCTCGTAATGCCTCACCTCCGCAATAATGCTATTATCGAGAAATATGCGGGTAATATGGTACGTATTGACGCCGATGCACTTGAGGGTTCTTGGTATCGTTTCTCTGATAATAATCGCGGTAACCTTCGTGGTGGATGGCCAAACTCTGAGAATGCTTTCGACGGTTTCATCAATTGGTCAAAGATTTCTGGCCGTAAGAAGATTCGTCTTGACGGCGACTTTATTCGTATCGGAAGCTATGCTGATGATAATGAGAAGATGTCGGTTATCTCTCTTCCTTTGATGGCAGGTGGACCAATCTCTATCACAGATATGCCTACAGGCAACGACTTGAAGTTCTTCCAGAATGATGAGATGCTTGCTTTGCAGAAGGATGGTTTCGTTGGTCAGCCATTAGAGCGTAACCTCTGGAATACTGATGGAGAGGTATGGTATGGTCAGATGAGGGATGGCTCTTGGGTTATCGGTCTCTTCAACCGTGATCAAGCAGCAGCAACTCGTTCTATTGACTTGACAAAGGTGGGAATTACTGGTACTTGGTCTGCACGTGACCTTTGGAAGCATGCTGATGAAGGAACTGTAAGTGATAAGATTGAGGCGATCATTCCTGCACATGGCTGTAAGATTATCAAGCTAACAAAGTAA
- a CDS encoding toxin-antitoxin system YwqK family antitoxin, whose product MRKIQVLLLLLIALPLACNAQVKKIVETYDNGQIKSITYRDKKTGLLEGHCVSYKEDGSLSMEEDYKDGLRDGQVKYYDAFGNIESIVSYSKGKKQGKLIKYQKMNCPSANPYLEYIENYENGLLQGMTYVYDDTGQKIIEHARYDDGLCIEDTVYLPKSTFYAYRTKGPNGTYVGGEMKSRIVPNKKNAATHQPTRKAPARQRTTAPKPVKAKPVPQHKPAPVRQQKPQPAAPQPKPRLKVNKDGTIEMG is encoded by the coding sequence ATGAGAAAGATTCAAGTTCTTCTGCTCCTCCTTATCGCACTACCTTTAGCGTGTAACGCACAGGTGAAGAAGATAGTAGAAACCTATGACAATGGACAGATAAAGTCGATTACTTATAGGGATAAGAAGACGGGGTTATTAGAAGGACACTGTGTTTCATATAAGGAGGATGGGAGCCTCTCCATGGAAGAAGACTATAAGGACGGTCTAAGGGATGGACAGGTGAAGTATTACGATGCGTTTGGTAACATCGAAAGTATCGTGAGTTACAGCAAAGGGAAGAAGCAGGGTAAGCTCATCAAGTACCAAAAGATGAATTGTCCCAGTGCAAATCCTTATCTTGAATACATTGAGAACTACGAGAATGGACTACTACAGGGAATGACCTACGTGTACGATGATACTGGGCAAAAGATTATCGAACACGCACGTTACGATGATGGTCTATGTATCGAAGATACTGTATATCTCCCTAAAAGCACATTCTATGCGTATCGGACGAAAGGACCTAATGGTACTTATGTTGGTGGTGAGATGAAGAGCAGAATAGTACCCAATAAGAAGAATGCAGCTACTCATCAACCTACGAGGAAAGCTCCCGCTAGGCAACGGACAACGGCACCAAAACCTGTTAAAGCTAAGCCTGTTCCACAACATAAACCTGCTCCTGTAAGACAACAGAAGCCTCAACCAGCTGCACCACAGCCCAAGCCGCGATTGAAAGTGAATAAGGATGGGACAATAGAAATGGGTTAG